The Sesamum indicum cultivar Zhongzhi No. 13 linkage group LG6, S_indicum_v1.0, whole genome shotgun sequence genome has a segment encoding these proteins:
- the LOC105164315 gene encoding protein NRT1/ PTR FAMILY 5.7, with translation MVAIRLEKIPGMLLELQADATRWFKYYVVWNKAVPFISGLVFVHAWVEYALIAILITHLTDEWLHLPRAASIVNVQDGVTAVLALVVAYVSDAYVGPFLAVVCSTVAYIIGLTLLFFAAWRLISIELQLLYVALLLVALGRAGRDIPLKEFLAYQFREEGSHVDEEQLESRRKIWWRPPYILGICASVYVFANATWIELSRIAAIAMGVGFVLFLGGIAFKYKYKPPASQSKLNNMLQILRAAISKRRLSNSTPSGNVIPILRWLDKASVEEPSPSRAEQVRIGRLWSPEDVQEVKILLSMVPLWTTFLAYGLLQATGNTFFYEQVGYMDSRLGRISRVPIVIFVIVKSSTSFIVSRLCDSLLPSYWSQKVPRQVMLTRIGAGMAISPLCCIVAWRIEKYRLHKYVNHDISISAFWLVPQFFLLGFMEGLVFDGMEEVFDGHVPESFRKYGPSFTQFALNIGNFVSLVFILIFHGLFNDNLDTSGLATYYALLAYICFVNFLFYCGVATYYVKESYYEKDESPVEQELEQIQNLDSHEATDHQLAE, from the exons ATGGTTGCCATAAGATTGGAGAAAATCCCTGGAATGCTGCTAGAACTGCAAGCAGATGCAACCAGGTGGTTCAAATACTACGTTGTTTGGAACAAGGCTGTTCCTTTCATCTCAG GTTTGGTATTTGTTCATGCTTGGGTTGAGTATGCATTGATTGCGATCCTGATCACGCATCTGACCGACGAGTGGTTGCATTTGCCGAGAGCTGCTTCGATTGTGAATGTTCAAGATGGGGTAACAGCGGTTCTAGCGCTGGTTGTTGCTTATGTGTCCGATGCTTATGTGGGTCCGTTTCTAGCAGTAGTCTGCTCAACTGTTGCTTATATCATT GGATTAACCCTATTGTTTTTCGCGGCTTGGCGTCTAATAAGTATTGAGCTACAATTACTGTACGTGGCATTGTTACTGGTAGCTTTAGGCCGAGCAGGCCGTGATATCCCACTCAAGGAGTTTCTTGCCTATCAATTTAGAGAAGAGGGGTCACATGTAGACGAGGAACAATTAGAGAGTCGTAGAAAGATATGGTGGCGTCCGCCTTATATTTTAGGTATCTGTGCATCTGTTTATGTGTTTGCAAATGCTACATGGATCGAGCTCTCAAGGATTGCGGCAATTGCTATGGGGGTAGGCTTTGTGTTGTTCTTAGGAGGCATAGCATTTAAGTATAAGTACAAGCCACCTGCCTCCCAAAGCAAGCTAAACAACATGCTGCAAATCCTGCGTGCAGCAATATCAAAGAGACGTCTTAGCAATAGTACTCCTTCCGGAAATGTCATTCCAATATTAAG GTGGTTAGATAAAGCTTCAGTTGAGGAACCTTCACCTAGTCGGGCAGAACAAGTGAGGATAGGAAGACTTTGGAGTCCTGAAGATGTACAGGAAGTGAAGATTCTGCTCTCTATGGTCCCTCTGTGGACGACATTCCTCGCTTACGGTCTACTGCAGGCCACCGGAAACACTTTCTTTTATGAACAAGTCGGTTACATGGACAGTCGTCTGGGTCGAATTTCCAGAGTTCCCATAGTTATTTTTGTGATAGTGAAGAGTTCAACTAGCTTCATAGTCTCGCGTCTTTGTGATTCACTACTTCCGTCTTATTGGAGTCAGAAAGTTCCACGGCAAGTTATGCTTACAAGGATTGGAGCTGGAATGGCAATTTCACCGTTATGTTGCATAGTTGCTTGGAGGATCGAGAAGTACAGGCTGCACAAGTATGTGAACCACGACATTTCCATCAGTGCTTTCTGGCTAGTCCCACAGTTCTTCTTACTGGGATTCATGGAAGGGCTAGTGTTTGATGGGATGGAAGAAGTGTTTGATGGGCATGTTCCTGAATCATTCAGGAAATACGGGCCGTCTTTCACTCAATTCGCTCTCAACATCGGGAATTTCGTCAGCTTAGTTTTTATCTTAATCTTCCACGGCTTGTTCAACGACAACTTAGACACGAGTGGATTGGCGACGTATTATGCGTTGTTAGCTTACATATGCTTTGTGAATTTCCTGTTTTACTGCGGTGTTGCAACCTATTATGTGAAGGAATCCTATTATGAGAAAGACGAATCACCTGTTGAGCAAGAACTAGAGCAAATCCAGAATTTGGACAGCCATGAAGCTACTGATCATCAGCTGGCTGAATAA
- the LOC105164316 gene encoding uncharacterized protein LOC105164316 isoform X2 has product MGTRTNFYKNPSYAYNKQFNLNSVLQNLKTYNIATGNASSDEPAPVVQRKRRREPKPRPDRRDEVKENDGPMSHQEYIEKRRKEADFSQPYQELTADMLESSSSALNLVGYESETSTSSECEEDRGDPRDSEEQFNSSNGIQYFPVTDSTEEADRIKTRTEQRYPASGEPVCVVCGKYGEYICNETNDDICSMECKAELLQSIKFQQPQSGQLLVEPFSARRSTLEVPESGGNTWDYDRNRWSKKRSGLCTYECWKCQKPGHLSEDCLVSTSHCESSPAGEAYNRVFFHDVAVQNKSNTISRDLLDLYRRCHDIGKRFLDAKCNSCRGSSTLATCLSCDNAFCDCAGHLSEHIRGHPTHQQYYSYKLKRLLIENHVCTKTQNIYVKCSKSTCKVTAIKDLLACHHCFSKAFDKFYDMYTATWKPSGLSIIWNSICCEDHFEWHRMNCLSADVEDNAYIFKHKQAQNKKFVQLSDFIF; this is encoded by the exons ATGGGGACGAGAACCAATTTCTACAAGAATCCTTCTTATGCATATAACAAGCAATTCAATCTCAACTCCGTCCTTCAAAATCTCAAAA CTTACAACATCGCCACCGGAAATGCTTCATCCGACGAACCAGCTCCCGTGGTGCAACGGAAGCGCCGCCGCGAGCCAAAGCCGCGGCCTGATAGACGGGATGAAGTGAAAGAGAATGATGGGCCCATGTCCCATCAGGAATATATTGAAAAGCGGAG GAAGGAAGCTGACTTTTCTCAACCTTACCAAGAGTTAACTGCAGATATGCTG GAAAGTTCAAGTTCAGCTTTAAATTTGGTGGGGTATGAAA GTGAGACAAGTACTTCTTCAGAATGTGAAGAGGACCGAGGTGATCCACGAGATTCTGAAGAACAATTCAACTCTAGCAATGGAATACAGTACTTTCCGGTCACTG ACAGCACAGAGGAAGCTGATCGAATTAAGACCCGGACTGAGCAGAGGTATCCTGCTTCAGGAGAGCCTGTATGTGTTGTGTGCGGGAAATATGGGGAGTACATATGCAACGAG ACCAATGATGATATATGCAGCATGGAATGCAAAGCTGAGCTTCTGCAGAGCATTAAATTCCAACAG CCCCAAAGTGGCCAACTCCTTGTTGAGCCCTTCTCTGCACGTAGATCTACATTGGAAGTGCCTGAATCTGGGGGGAACACTTGGGATTATGATCGGAATCGCTGGTCCAAGAAGAGATCTGGGCTTTGCACTTATGAATG TTGGAAATGTCAGAAGCCTGGGCACCTTTCTGAAGACTGTTTGGTTTCGACATCTCATTGTGAAAGCAGTCCTGCTGGCGAAGCATACAACCGTGTATTCTTTCATGAT GTGGCGgttcaaaataaatccaaCACAATATCCAGAGATCTTCTAGATTTATACAGAAG ATGCCATGATATTGGAAAGAGATTCCTGGATGCAAAATGCAACTCATGTCGTGGGTCAAGCACTTTAGCCACATGTTTAAGCTGTGATAATGCTTTTTGTGACTG TGCAGGTCATTTGAGCGAACATATCAGAGGACATCCAACTCATCAACAATATTACTCATATAAACTCAAACGACTA TTGATTGAGAACCATGTCTGTACAAAGACGCAGAATATTTAT gtcaaatgcAGTAAATCAACTTGCAAGGTCACGGCGATCAAAGATCTCTTAGCCTGTCATCACTGTTTCAGTAAAGCATTTGACAAGTTCTATGATATGTACACAGCAACTTG GAAACCATCTGGACTATCGATCATTTGGAATTCGATTTGCTGCGAAGATCACTTTGAATG GCACCGGATGAATTGTTTGAGCGCAGATGTAGAAGATAATGcctatattttcaaacataaacAAGCCCAGAACAAGAAATTTGTGCAGCTGAGTGACTTTATCTTTTGA
- the LOC105164316 gene encoding uncharacterized protein LOC105164316 isoform X1 has translation MGTRTNFYKNPSYAYNKQFNLNSVLQNLKTYNIATGNASSDEPAPVVQRKRRREPKPRPDRRDEVKENDGPMSHQEYIEKRRKEADFSQPYQELTADMLESSSSALNLVGYESETSTSSECEEDRGDPRDSEEQFNSSNGIQYFPVTDSTEEADRIKTRTEQRYPASGEPVCVVCGKYGEYICNETNDDICSMECKAELLQSIKFQQKPQSGQLLVEPFSARRSTLEVPESGGNTWDYDRNRWSKKRSGLCTYECWKCQKPGHLSEDCLVSTSHCESSPAGEAYNRVFFHDVAVQNKSNTISRDLLDLYRRCHDIGKRFLDAKCNSCRGSSTLATCLSCDNAFCDCAGHLSEHIRGHPTHQQYYSYKLKRLLIENHVCTKTQNIYVKCSKSTCKVTAIKDLLACHHCFSKAFDKFYDMYTATWKPSGLSIIWNSICCEDHFEWHRMNCLSADVEDNAYIFKHKQAQNKKFVQLSDFIF, from the exons ATGGGGACGAGAACCAATTTCTACAAGAATCCTTCTTATGCATATAACAAGCAATTCAATCTCAACTCCGTCCTTCAAAATCTCAAAA CTTACAACATCGCCACCGGAAATGCTTCATCCGACGAACCAGCTCCCGTGGTGCAACGGAAGCGCCGCCGCGAGCCAAAGCCGCGGCCTGATAGACGGGATGAAGTGAAAGAGAATGATGGGCCCATGTCCCATCAGGAATATATTGAAAAGCGGAG GAAGGAAGCTGACTTTTCTCAACCTTACCAAGAGTTAACTGCAGATATGCTG GAAAGTTCAAGTTCAGCTTTAAATTTGGTGGGGTATGAAA GTGAGACAAGTACTTCTTCAGAATGTGAAGAGGACCGAGGTGATCCACGAGATTCTGAAGAACAATTCAACTCTAGCAATGGAATACAGTACTTTCCGGTCACTG ACAGCACAGAGGAAGCTGATCGAATTAAGACCCGGACTGAGCAGAGGTATCCTGCTTCAGGAGAGCCTGTATGTGTTGTGTGCGGGAAATATGGGGAGTACATATGCAACGAG ACCAATGATGATATATGCAGCATGGAATGCAAAGCTGAGCTTCTGCAGAGCATTAAATTCCAACAG AAGCCCCAAAGTGGCCAACTCCTTGTTGAGCCCTTCTCTGCACGTAGATCTACATTGGAAGTGCCTGAATCTGGGGGGAACACTTGGGATTATGATCGGAATCGCTGGTCCAAGAAGAGATCTGGGCTTTGCACTTATGAATG TTGGAAATGTCAGAAGCCTGGGCACCTTTCTGAAGACTGTTTGGTTTCGACATCTCATTGTGAAAGCAGTCCTGCTGGCGAAGCATACAACCGTGTATTCTTTCATGAT GTGGCGgttcaaaataaatccaaCACAATATCCAGAGATCTTCTAGATTTATACAGAAG ATGCCATGATATTGGAAAGAGATTCCTGGATGCAAAATGCAACTCATGTCGTGGGTCAAGCACTTTAGCCACATGTTTAAGCTGTGATAATGCTTTTTGTGACTG TGCAGGTCATTTGAGCGAACATATCAGAGGACATCCAACTCATCAACAATATTACTCATATAAACTCAAACGACTA TTGATTGAGAACCATGTCTGTACAAAGACGCAGAATATTTAT gtcaaatgcAGTAAATCAACTTGCAAGGTCACGGCGATCAAAGATCTCTTAGCCTGTCATCACTGTTTCAGTAAAGCATTTGACAAGTTCTATGATATGTACACAGCAACTTG GAAACCATCTGGACTATCGATCATTTGGAATTCGATTTGCTGCGAAGATCACTTTGAATG GCACCGGATGAATTGTTTGAGCGCAGATGTAGAAGATAATGcctatattttcaaacataaacAAGCCCAGAACAAGAAATTTGTGCAGCTGAGTGACTTTATCTTTTGA
- the LOC105164316 gene encoding uncharacterized protein LOC105164316 isoform X3 encodes MGTRTNFYKNPSYAYNKQFNLNSVLQNLKTYNIATGNASSDEPAPVVQRKRRREPKPRPDRRDEVKENDGPMSHQEYIEKRRKEADFSQPYQELTADMLESSSSALNLVGYESETSTSSECEEDRGDPRDSEEQFNSSNGIQYFPVTDSTEEADRIKTRTEQRYPASGEPVCVVCGKYGEYICNETNDDICSMECKAELLQSIKFQQKPQSGQLLVEPFSARRSTLEVPESGGNTWDYDRNRWSKKRSGLCTYECWKCQKPGHLSEDCLVSTSHCESSPAGEAYNRVAVQNKSNTISRDLLDLYRRCHDIGKRFLDAKCNSCRGSSTLATCLSCDNAFCDCAGHLSEHIRGHPTHQQYYSYKLKRLLIENHVCTKTQNIYVKCSKSTCKVTAIKDLLACHHCFSKAFDKFYDMYTATWKPSGLSIIWNSICCEDHFEWHRMNCLSADVEDNAYIFKHKQAQNKKFVQLSDFIF; translated from the exons ATGGGGACGAGAACCAATTTCTACAAGAATCCTTCTTATGCATATAACAAGCAATTCAATCTCAACTCCGTCCTTCAAAATCTCAAAA CTTACAACATCGCCACCGGAAATGCTTCATCCGACGAACCAGCTCCCGTGGTGCAACGGAAGCGCCGCCGCGAGCCAAAGCCGCGGCCTGATAGACGGGATGAAGTGAAAGAGAATGATGGGCCCATGTCCCATCAGGAATATATTGAAAAGCGGAG GAAGGAAGCTGACTTTTCTCAACCTTACCAAGAGTTAACTGCAGATATGCTG GAAAGTTCAAGTTCAGCTTTAAATTTGGTGGGGTATGAAA GTGAGACAAGTACTTCTTCAGAATGTGAAGAGGACCGAGGTGATCCACGAGATTCTGAAGAACAATTCAACTCTAGCAATGGAATACAGTACTTTCCGGTCACTG ACAGCACAGAGGAAGCTGATCGAATTAAGACCCGGACTGAGCAGAGGTATCCTGCTTCAGGAGAGCCTGTATGTGTTGTGTGCGGGAAATATGGGGAGTACATATGCAACGAG ACCAATGATGATATATGCAGCATGGAATGCAAAGCTGAGCTTCTGCAGAGCATTAAATTCCAACAG AAGCCCCAAAGTGGCCAACTCCTTGTTGAGCCCTTCTCTGCACGTAGATCTACATTGGAAGTGCCTGAATCTGGGGGGAACACTTGGGATTATGATCGGAATCGCTGGTCCAAGAAGAGATCTGGGCTTTGCACTTATGAATG TTGGAAATGTCAGAAGCCTGGGCACCTTTCTGAAGACTGTTTGGTTTCGACATCTCATTGTGAAAGCAGTCCTGCTGGCGAAGCATACAACCGT GTGGCGgttcaaaataaatccaaCACAATATCCAGAGATCTTCTAGATTTATACAGAAG ATGCCATGATATTGGAAAGAGATTCCTGGATGCAAAATGCAACTCATGTCGTGGGTCAAGCACTTTAGCCACATGTTTAAGCTGTGATAATGCTTTTTGTGACTG TGCAGGTCATTTGAGCGAACATATCAGAGGACATCCAACTCATCAACAATATTACTCATATAAACTCAAACGACTA TTGATTGAGAACCATGTCTGTACAAAGACGCAGAATATTTAT gtcaaatgcAGTAAATCAACTTGCAAGGTCACGGCGATCAAAGATCTCTTAGCCTGTCATCACTGTTTCAGTAAAGCATTTGACAAGTTCTATGATATGTACACAGCAACTTG GAAACCATCTGGACTATCGATCATTTGGAATTCGATTTGCTGCGAAGATCACTTTGAATG GCACCGGATGAATTGTTTGAGCGCAGATGTAGAAGATAATGcctatattttcaaacataaacAAGCCCAGAACAAGAAATTTGTGCAGCTGAGTGACTTTATCTTTTGA
- the LOC105164316 gene encoding uncharacterized protein LOC105164316 isoform X4, with translation MGTRTNFYKNPSYAYNKQFNLNSVLQNLKTYNIATGNASSDEPAPVVQRKRRREPKPRPDRRDEVKENDGPMSHQEYIEKRRKEADFSQPYQELTADMLESSSSALNLVGYESETSTSSECEEDRGDPRDSEEQFNSSNGIQYFPVTDSTEEADRIKTRTEQRYPASGEPVCVVCGKYGEYICNETNDDICSMECKAELLQSIKFQQKPQSGQLLVEPFSARRSTLEVPESGGNTWDYDRNRWSKKRSGLCTYECWKCQKPGHLSEDCLVSTSHCESSPAGEAYNRVFFHDVAVQNKSNTISRDLLDLYRRCHDIGKRFLDAKCNSCRGSSTLATCLSCDNAFCDCAGHLSEHIRGHPTHQQYYSYKLKRLVKCSKSTCKVTAIKDLLACHHCFSKAFDKFYDMYTATWKPSGLSIIWNSICCEDHFEWHRMNCLSADVEDNAYIFKHKQAQNKKFVQLSDFIF, from the exons ATGGGGACGAGAACCAATTTCTACAAGAATCCTTCTTATGCATATAACAAGCAATTCAATCTCAACTCCGTCCTTCAAAATCTCAAAA CTTACAACATCGCCACCGGAAATGCTTCATCCGACGAACCAGCTCCCGTGGTGCAACGGAAGCGCCGCCGCGAGCCAAAGCCGCGGCCTGATAGACGGGATGAAGTGAAAGAGAATGATGGGCCCATGTCCCATCAGGAATATATTGAAAAGCGGAG GAAGGAAGCTGACTTTTCTCAACCTTACCAAGAGTTAACTGCAGATATGCTG GAAAGTTCAAGTTCAGCTTTAAATTTGGTGGGGTATGAAA GTGAGACAAGTACTTCTTCAGAATGTGAAGAGGACCGAGGTGATCCACGAGATTCTGAAGAACAATTCAACTCTAGCAATGGAATACAGTACTTTCCGGTCACTG ACAGCACAGAGGAAGCTGATCGAATTAAGACCCGGACTGAGCAGAGGTATCCTGCTTCAGGAGAGCCTGTATGTGTTGTGTGCGGGAAATATGGGGAGTACATATGCAACGAG ACCAATGATGATATATGCAGCATGGAATGCAAAGCTGAGCTTCTGCAGAGCATTAAATTCCAACAG AAGCCCCAAAGTGGCCAACTCCTTGTTGAGCCCTTCTCTGCACGTAGATCTACATTGGAAGTGCCTGAATCTGGGGGGAACACTTGGGATTATGATCGGAATCGCTGGTCCAAGAAGAGATCTGGGCTTTGCACTTATGAATG TTGGAAATGTCAGAAGCCTGGGCACCTTTCTGAAGACTGTTTGGTTTCGACATCTCATTGTGAAAGCAGTCCTGCTGGCGAAGCATACAACCGTGTATTCTTTCATGAT GTGGCGgttcaaaataaatccaaCACAATATCCAGAGATCTTCTAGATTTATACAGAAG ATGCCATGATATTGGAAAGAGATTCCTGGATGCAAAATGCAACTCATGTCGTGGGTCAAGCACTTTAGCCACATGTTTAAGCTGTGATAATGCTTTTTGTGACTG TGCAGGTCATTTGAGCGAACATATCAGAGGACATCCAACTCATCAACAATATTACTCATATAAACTCAAACGACTA gtcaaatgcAGTAAATCAACTTGCAAGGTCACGGCGATCAAAGATCTCTTAGCCTGTCATCACTGTTTCAGTAAAGCATTTGACAAGTTCTATGATATGTACACAGCAACTTG GAAACCATCTGGACTATCGATCATTTGGAATTCGATTTGCTGCGAAGATCACTTTGAATG GCACCGGATGAATTGTTTGAGCGCAGATGTAGAAGATAATGcctatattttcaaacataaacAAGCCCAGAACAAGAAATTTGTGCAGCTGAGTGACTTTATCTTTTGA
- the LOC105164316 gene encoding uncharacterized protein LOC105164316 isoform X5, translating into MGTRTNFYKNPSYAYNKQFNLNSVLQNLKTYNIATGNASSDEPAPVVQRKRRREPKPRPDRRDEVKENDGPMSHQEYIEKRRKEADFSQPYQELTADMLESSSSALNLVGYESETSTSSECEEDRGDPRDSEEQFNSSNGIQYFPVTDSTEEADRIKTRTEQRYPASGEPVCVVCGKYGEYICNETNDDICSMECKAELLQSIKFQQKPQSGQLLVEPFSARRSTLEVPESGGNTWDYDRNRWSKKRSGLCTYECWKCQKPGHLSEDCLVSTSHCESSPAGEAYNRVFFHDVAVQNKSNTISRDLLDLYRRCHDIGKRFLDAKCNSCRGSSTLATCLSCDNAFCDWSFERTYQRTSNSSTILLI; encoded by the exons ATGGGGACGAGAACCAATTTCTACAAGAATCCTTCTTATGCATATAACAAGCAATTCAATCTCAACTCCGTCCTTCAAAATCTCAAAA CTTACAACATCGCCACCGGAAATGCTTCATCCGACGAACCAGCTCCCGTGGTGCAACGGAAGCGCCGCCGCGAGCCAAAGCCGCGGCCTGATAGACGGGATGAAGTGAAAGAGAATGATGGGCCCATGTCCCATCAGGAATATATTGAAAAGCGGAG GAAGGAAGCTGACTTTTCTCAACCTTACCAAGAGTTAACTGCAGATATGCTG GAAAGTTCAAGTTCAGCTTTAAATTTGGTGGGGTATGAAA GTGAGACAAGTACTTCTTCAGAATGTGAAGAGGACCGAGGTGATCCACGAGATTCTGAAGAACAATTCAACTCTAGCAATGGAATACAGTACTTTCCGGTCACTG ACAGCACAGAGGAAGCTGATCGAATTAAGACCCGGACTGAGCAGAGGTATCCTGCTTCAGGAGAGCCTGTATGTGTTGTGTGCGGGAAATATGGGGAGTACATATGCAACGAG ACCAATGATGATATATGCAGCATGGAATGCAAAGCTGAGCTTCTGCAGAGCATTAAATTCCAACAG AAGCCCCAAAGTGGCCAACTCCTTGTTGAGCCCTTCTCTGCACGTAGATCTACATTGGAAGTGCCTGAATCTGGGGGGAACACTTGGGATTATGATCGGAATCGCTGGTCCAAGAAGAGATCTGGGCTTTGCACTTATGAATG TTGGAAATGTCAGAAGCCTGGGCACCTTTCTGAAGACTGTTTGGTTTCGACATCTCATTGTGAAAGCAGTCCTGCTGGCGAAGCATACAACCGTGTATTCTTTCATGAT GTGGCGgttcaaaataaatccaaCACAATATCCAGAGATCTTCTAGATTTATACAGAAG ATGCCATGATATTGGAAAGAGATTCCTGGATGCAAAATGCAACTCATGTCGTGGGTCAAGCACTTTAGCCACATGTTTAAGCTGTGATAATGCTTTTTGTGACTG GTCATTTGAGCGAACATATCAGAGGACATCCAACTCATCAACAATATTACTCATATAA
- the LOC105164317 gene encoding leukocyte receptor cluster member 1 homolog, with translation MGGHGGLNILPQKRWNVYNYENREKVRRDEEAAAKEEQLKREQARKRDAELRLEKLRQARGLSTGGSVVHGDDKPASASVQAESVPEEPEISESGSKHINLFEGIRIFDPIKAGDGKGDEKKGIFGSDNNRNKKVKREEVRTVGPEDEKYRLGYGVAGKGTKLPWYMEKRVADEKNVDEEYDDMKFKEKRKSGGKKTIEELREERLKRERAEKERERALLMAKSKKEGGFSSRRR, from the coding sequence ATGGGAGGTCATGGAGGGTTGAACATCCTCCCACAAAAGCGGTGGAATGTTTACAACTACGAGAATCGAGAAAAGGTTCGGCGCGATGAGGAAGCTGCCGCCAAGGAAGAGCAGCTCAAGCGCGAGCAAGCCCGGAAGCGGGATGCGGAATTACGGCTCGAGAAGCTCCGGCAAGCCCGTGGCTTGTCGACCGGAGGCTCAGTCGTCCATGGAGATGACAAGCCAGCGTCTGCCTCTGTACAGGCTGAATCTGTTCCCGAAGAACCCGAGATATCGGAATCTGGTTCCAAGCACATAAATTTGTTCGAAGGGATCAGGATCTTCGACCCTATTAAAGCTGGTGATGGGAAAGGAGATGAAAAGAAAGGGATCTTTGGTAGTGATAATAATAGGAATAAGAAGGTGAAGAGGGAGGAGGTTAGGACTGTGGGGCCTGAGGATGAGAAATATAGGTTGGGGTATGGGGTTGCGGGGAAAGGAACGAAGTTGCCCTGGTATATGGAGAAGAGAGTGGCTGATGAGAAAAATGTCGATGAGGAGTATGATGATATGAAATTTaaggagaagagaaagagtGGTGGGAAGAAGACTATAGAGGAGTTGAGGGAAGAGAgattgaagagagagagggcagagaaagagagagaaagggcTTTGTTAATGGCGAAGTCCAAGAAAGAAGGAGGTTTTTCTTCCAGGAGGAGATGA
- the LOC105164439 gene encoding uncharacterized protein LOC105164439, with protein sequence MKMDSLGKQALLFAANLSLPAFQVVAVDANLGCAHCRERVTQVISKMAGSKRFAVDVCIKQVIIKGDVRFNPKAARSNVPKQKTEDSSIVNAVCKFFSRLYGFLRTSCCRSNERKRS encoded by the exons ATGAAGATGGATAGTTTAGGAAAGCAAGCTCTTCTTTTTGCTGCAAATCTTTCTCTTCCAGCA TTTCAGGTCGTTGCAGTGGATGCAAACTTGGGGTGTGCTCACTGCCGAGAGAGGGTAACACAAGTTATTTCAAAGATGGCAG GATCGAAGAGATTTGCGGTTGATGTCTGCATAAAACAAGTTATCATCAAAGGAGACGTAAGATTTAACCCGAAAGCAGCAAGAAGCAACGTTCCCAAGCAGAAAACAGAGGATTCTTCAATTGTCAATGCTGTATGCAAGTTCTTCAGTAGGCTATATGGCTTTCTACGGACCAGTTGTTGCCGGTCAAATGAGAGGAAGAGAAGTTAA
- the LOC105164440 gene encoding vesicle-associated protein 1-1: MTTNPQKYSARPNIGIVLPRSSCDVTVTMGAPKEIPPNMECKDKFVIKSVVTSPGATVEATRRLFNERGLLVEECKLRVLYISPLIRQSSNFERSEADSLRNATWQRGNSNDYEVIQRHDRKGFQFGDLFMKGITVVLVGSILCYLMLPLIWSLIFMIIMLVVKMINKLVSESVEDWIVKTLLYVCIHFFTTLFRRKERVPESES; this comes from the exons ATGACCACAAATCCGCAGAAGTACTCTGCTCGACCCAATATTGGAATTGTTTTGCCCAGATCAAGTTGTGATGTTACAG taaCTATGGGCGCTCCAAAGGAGATCCCTCCTAACATGGAATGTAAGGACAAGTTTGTGATTAAGAGTGTTGTTACGAGTCCTGGTGCCACTGTAGAAGCCACTCGGCGACTG TTCAATGAAAGAGGGCTTTTGGTTGAAGAATGCAAATTGAGAGTGCTCTACATTTCTCCATTGATCAGgcaatcatcaaattttgagaGATCTGAAGCAGATTCTTTACGAAATGCAACTTGGCAAAGAGGAAACTCAAATGATTATGAG GTAATACAGCGGCATGACAGAAAAGGTTTTCAATTTGGTGATTTGTTCATGAAAGGCATCACTGTAGTCTTAGTTGGCTCGATCCTTTGCTACCTGATGCTGCCACTCATATG GAGTTTGATCTTTATGATCATCATGTTGGTAGTAAAGATGATAAATAAGCTGGTCTCAGAGTCGGTTGAAGATTGGATAGTGAAGACTCTTCTATACGTCTGTATTCATTTCTTTACAACCCTTTTCCGGCGCAAGGAGAGAGTACCTGAAAGTGAATCTTGA
- the LOC105164318 gene encoding protein yippee-like At4g27740: MGRPFLTEFDQPSPEYLMCKSCKTPIALPEEFHCFYPGQAEGVEGIVFQDRKIINVQVDKAVHHWQVGPHTVADTNCVGCGDNLGWKYIEIGGETLVLEKGMVHLRREKVQRRHGDQIINGDAREVVQIHT, translated from the exons ATGGGAAGGCCATTCTTGACGGAATTCGATCAGCCAAGCCCTGAATACCTGATGTGCAAGTCTTGCAAAACCCCTATTGCCTTACCAGAAGAATTCCACTGCTTTTACCCA GGCCAGGCAGAGGGAGTTGAGGGCATTGTCTTCCAAGACCGTAAGAT CATCAACGTGCAAGTCGACAAAGCTGTTCATCATTGGCAGGTCGGTCCTCACACAGTTGCGGATACCAACTGCGTAGGATGTGGTGATAATTTGGGCTGGAAATAT ATTGAAATTGGCGGTGAGACTCTGGTTCTCGAAAAAGGAATGGTGCACTTAAGGAG GGAAAAGGTGCAGAGGCGACATGGCGATCAGATTATAAATGGAGATGCAAGAGAAGTTGTACAAATTCACACATAA